One segment of Salvelinus fontinalis isolate EN_2023a chromosome 12, ASM2944872v1, whole genome shotgun sequence DNA contains the following:
- the tmem60 gene encoding transmembrane protein 60: MRMSLAQRVLLTWIFSLIFLIMLVLKLDSKIPWNWFLIFLPVWIFDTILILMLVVKMAGRCKPGYDPRGGQQNLRRRVWYLVAMLLKLGFCLTLCARLERLMEIWLSVVCVPLWALLVGAMVELGYSVFHYRRE; encoded by the coding sequence ATGAGAATGTCTCTGGCCCAAAGAGTCCTCCTGACCTGGATCTTCTccctcatcttcctcatcatgCTGGTCCTCAAACTGGATTCCAAGATACCCTGGAACTggttcctcatcttcctccccgTATGGATTTTTGACACCATCCTCATCCTCATGCTCGTGGTGAAGATGGCGGGTCGGTGCAAGCCCGGCTATGACCCGCGTGGAGGCCAGCAGAACCTGCGACGGAGGGTGTGGTACCTAGTGGCCATGCTGCTGAAGCTGGGCTTCTGTCTGACGCTGTGCGCCCGGCTGGAGAGGCTGATGGAAATCTggctcagtgtggtgtgtgttccCCTCTGGGCCCTGCTGGTCGGGGCCATGGTGGAGCTGGGCTACAGTGTCTTTCACTACCGCAGAGagtga